One Methylohalobius crimeensis 10Ki DNA segment encodes these proteins:
- the murB gene encoding UDP-N-acetylmuramate dehydrogenase, giving the protein MWHPLEGLRSSIRGELQGRVPLARFTAWRVGGPAERLFQPADKQDLVAFLEGLPADEPLTWLGLGSNLLVRDGGVPGTVIYSAGRLRGMAMEEGLVYVEAGVPCAHLARFCSVHGLGGAEFLAGIPGTLGGALAMNAGAFGGETWIWVEAVETVDRRGRLHRRTPREYKVGYRSVQGPADEYFLAAWLRFQPGDIESGQRRIRELLQRRSRTQPTRWPNCGSVFKNPPGDFAARLIEACGLKGKRIGDAKISEVHANFIINNGGARAADIEALIEAAREAVKYRFGIDLELEVRIIGVAEEQA; this is encoded by the coding sequence ATGTGGCATCCGCTCGAAGGGCTGCGAAGCAGTATTCGGGGGGAACTCCAAGGCCGGGTGCCGCTGGCGCGGTTTACCGCCTGGCGAGTGGGCGGGCCGGCCGAGCGTCTGTTTCAACCGGCGGACAAGCAAGATTTGGTGGCGTTCCTGGAGGGGCTTCCGGCAGACGAACCGCTCACTTGGCTGGGGCTGGGAAGCAATCTGCTGGTGCGCGACGGCGGCGTTCCGGGAACGGTGATTTATTCCGCGGGGCGTTTGCGGGGCATGGCGATGGAGGAGGGCTTGGTATACGTGGAGGCCGGCGTTCCTTGCGCCCACTTGGCGCGCTTTTGCAGTGTCCACGGTCTCGGCGGGGCCGAGTTTTTGGCCGGGATTCCCGGTACCTTGGGCGGCGCGCTGGCCATGAATGCCGGCGCCTTCGGCGGCGAGACCTGGATCTGGGTGGAGGCAGTGGAAACGGTGGATCGTCGTGGCCGCTTGCACCGGCGCACGCCGCGTGAATACAAGGTCGGTTACCGCAGCGTGCAAGGGCCGGCCGACGAATATTTCTTGGCCGCCTGGCTGCGGTTTCAACCGGGCGACATCGAATCCGGCCAGCGCCGCATTCGGGAGCTTTTACAGCGACGCAGTCGGACTCAGCCGACCCGCTGGCCGAATTGCGGCTCGGTCTTCAAAAACCCGCCCGGCGACTTCGCCGCGCGGCTGATCGAAGCCTGCGGTCTCAAGGGCAAGCGGATCGGCGACGCCAAGATATCGGAAGTGCACGCCAATTTCATCATCAACAATGGCGGGGCGAGAGCGGCGGATATCGAAGCCTTGATCGAGGCGGCCCGGGAAGCGGTGAAATATCGCTTCGGCATTGATTTGGAGTTGGAAGTGCGCATCATCGGCGTGGCGGAGGAGCAAGCATGA
- a CDS encoding D-alanine--D-alanine ligase, protein MTGLGDPGRFGKVAVAMGGASAEREISLISGEQVFAALQRLGVDAKAVDVGRRFLDELAGRGFDRVFNILHGRGGEDGVLQGLLEALDLPYTGSGVLGSALTMDKLTTKWCWRGAGLPTPDWQVLETREDLARCGDYLGFPVIVKPALEGSSLGMSKADDRHQLVEAWTLARRYDSPVFAERWIDGEEYTATLLQKEILPLIRLETPRIFYDFEAKYRADSTRYHCPCGLPAEMEQALMALVVRACGVLRVSGWGRVDLFLDRTGQPWLIEVNTVPGMTDHSLVPMAARAAGIEFDELVWRILETSVQA, encoded by the coding sequence ATGACGGGACTCGGCGATCCCGGTCGTTTCGGCAAGGTGGCGGTGGCCATGGGAGGCGCCAGCGCCGAGCGCGAAATTTCCTTGATTTCCGGGGAGCAGGTCTTTGCCGCCCTCCAGCGGCTAGGGGTGGACGCGAAGGCGGTGGACGTGGGACGCCGCTTCCTGGATGAATTGGCGGGGCGAGGCTTCGATCGGGTGTTCAATATCCTCCACGGCCGCGGCGGCGAGGACGGTGTGCTGCAGGGGTTGCTGGAGGCGCTGGACCTTCCCTATACCGGCAGCGGGGTGCTGGGTTCGGCTTTGACCATGGATAAGCTGACCACGAAATGGTGTTGGCGTGGTGCGGGTTTGCCGACTCCCGATTGGCAGGTTTTGGAAACCCGTGAGGATCTGGCTCGCTGCGGTGATTATTTGGGGTTTCCGGTAATCGTCAAGCCGGCCCTGGAAGGCTCCAGTCTGGGCATGAGCAAGGCGGACGATCGGCACCAGTTGGTCGAGGCGTGGACGCTGGCCCGAAGATACGATTCGCCGGTGTTCGCAGAGCGTTGGATCGACGGCGAGGAGTACACCGCCACCTTGCTGCAGAAGGAAATCTTGCCCCTCATCCGTCTGGAGACGCCGCGTATTTTCTATGATTTCGAAGCCAAATACCGGGCCGACAGCACCCGTTATCATTGCCCCTGCGGACTGCCGGCGGAAATGGAGCAAGCACTCATGGCGTTGGTCGTCAGGGCCTGCGGAGTGCTCAGGGTCAGCGGTTGGGGACGGGTGGATTTGTTCCTCGACCGAACCGGTCAACCCTGGTTGATCGAGGTCAACACGGTACCGGGGATGACCGATCATAGTTTGGTGCCGATGGCGGCGCGGGCGGCCGGTATCGAGTTCGACGAATTGGTGTGGCGGATTTTGGAAACCAGTGTCCAGGCGTAA
- the murC gene encoding UDP-N-acetylmuramate--L-alanine ligase: MARIGRIHFIGIGGVGMSGIAEVLANLGYRISGSDLRESVALQRLRGLGADVFVGHAAEHVDGADVVVVSSAVMPDNPEWVAAEARRVPVISRAEMLAELMRFRFGIAVAGTHGKTTTTSLVASILAEGGLDPTFVIGGRLNSAGSHAALGASPYLVAEADESDASFLHLQPMMAVVTNVDRDHMSAYGDDWQRLKETFIEFLHHLPFYGMAVMCLDDPGVASVLPRIQKPVVTYGLHPEADLRARDLVPDGLKTRFVVEGHGLDQPLEMELNLPGRHNLLNALAAIVIALEVGVQPTTIRRALARFAGIGRRFQVCQVSWRGGEVTLVDDYGHHPRELEMTFAAARQAWPGRRQVLVFQPHRYSRTRELFDDFVEVLTEVDEVLLLDVYPAGEAPIPGVDSAALAEALAARGRVPKMLDSLETVPVALMEALRPGDVVMTMGAGSIGQLAAALPEMLQERRDDQ, encoded by the coding sequence ATGGCTCGAATCGGGCGGATTCATTTCATCGGCATCGGCGGCGTCGGTATGAGCGGTATTGCCGAGGTGCTCGCAAACCTGGGTTATCGAATATCCGGTTCGGATCTGCGCGAGAGCGTCGCTCTGCAGCGGCTACGCGGCCTGGGGGCGGACGTCTTCGTCGGCCATGCCGCCGAGCATGTGGACGGAGCCGATGTGGTGGTGGTTTCCAGCGCGGTGATGCCCGACAACCCGGAATGGGTGGCGGCGGAAGCGCGCCGGGTTCCGGTCATTTCCCGGGCGGAGATGCTGGCCGAATTGATGCGGTTTCGATTCGGCATCGCGGTGGCCGGCACCCACGGAAAGACCACTACCACCAGCCTGGTCGCCAGCATTCTGGCGGAAGGCGGCCTGGACCCCACTTTCGTGATTGGCGGGCGTCTCAACAGCGCGGGCAGTCATGCCGCCCTGGGGGCGAGTCCCTACTTGGTCGCCGAAGCCGACGAAAGCGACGCCTCGTTTTTGCACTTGCAGCCGATGATGGCGGTGGTCACCAATGTGGACCGCGATCACATGAGTGCCTATGGGGACGACTGGCAACGACTCAAGGAGACGTTCATCGAATTTCTGCATCATTTGCCGTTCTATGGAATGGCGGTCATGTGCCTGGACGATCCGGGAGTGGCTTCGGTCCTCCCCCGCATTCAAAAACCGGTGGTCACTTACGGTCTCCACCCGGAAGCCGACTTGCGCGCGCGGGATCTCGTTCCGGACGGACTCAAGACCCGCTTCGTGGTGGAAGGTCACGGCCTGGATCAACCGTTGGAGATGGAATTGAACCTTCCCGGCCGGCACAACCTCCTCAACGCATTGGCGGCCATCGTAATCGCCTTGGAGGTGGGGGTACAACCGACCACCATTCGCCGGGCACTCGCCCGCTTCGCCGGGATCGGACGCCGCTTTCAAGTCTGTCAAGTGTCGTGGCGCGGGGGCGAGGTGACCTTGGTGGACGATTACGGTCATCATCCGCGCGAGCTGGAAATGACCTTCGCCGCCGCGCGTCAAGCCTGGCCCGGCCGCCGGCAGGTATTGGTTTTTCAGCCTCATCGCTATAGCCGAACGCGGGAGCTGTTCGATGATTTCGTGGAGGTATTGACCGAGGTGGATGAAGTATTGCTGCTCGACGTTTATCCGGCGGGCGAGGCGCCGATCCCGGGAGTCGACAGCGCCGCTCTGGCGGAGGCTTTGGCGGCGCGCGGTCGGGTTCCCAAAATGCTCGATTCGTTGGAGACCGTTCCCGTGGCATTGATGGAGGCGCTTCGGCCCGGCGACGTAGTGATGACCATGGGGGCCGGAAGTATCGGGCAGTTGGCCGCGGCTTTGCCCGAGATGTTACAGGAGAGGCGGGATGACCAGTAA
- the murG gene encoding undecaprenyldiphospho-muramoylpentapeptide beta-N-acetylglucosaminyltransferase produces the protein MAEVMILAGGTGGHVFPALAVAVWLREQGHQVSWMGTSRSLESRVVPAAGFELDTVSVSGLRRTGLKAKLQAPWMLARALIQAGRYLRRRRPSVVLGMGGFVAGPGGLMAEWLGIPLVLHEQNRIPGTTNRWLAPRAKRVLEGFPGTFPDRFWPCWTGNPLRAEIVGMSADKGPLEGRPVRLLVMGGSQGAQILNETVPEALAGLENTELEVWHQSGAVMASHVAEAYRKNKVSARVEAFIDDMAAAYAWADLVIARAGAMTVSELAAAGVGAILVPYPYAIDDHQRLNAQYLVEREAAVMLLQNELTPRSLRQAVTACLARPERLRAMGAAARKAARLDATETVARICLEEAESGAPVKNGK, from the coding sequence ATGGCGGAGGTGATGATCCTGGCGGGCGGGACCGGTGGCCACGTCTTCCCGGCGCTGGCGGTGGCGGTTTGGCTGCGCGAGCAAGGCCACCAAGTGAGCTGGATGGGAACCTCGCGCAGTTTGGAATCCCGGGTGGTGCCCGCCGCGGGGTTCGAGTTGGATACCGTGTCGGTCAGTGGTTTGCGGCGGACGGGCTTGAAAGCCAAACTACAGGCTCCCTGGATGTTGGCTCGAGCCTTGATCCAGGCGGGCCGCTATTTACGTCGGCGCCGTCCCTCGGTAGTCCTGGGAATGGGCGGATTCGTCGCCGGTCCGGGAGGGCTCATGGCAGAGTGGTTGGGGATACCCTTGGTGCTCCACGAGCAGAATCGAATACCTGGGACGACCAACCGCTGGTTGGCGCCACGCGCGAAGCGGGTATTGGAAGGATTTCCGGGAACCTTCCCCGACCGTTTTTGGCCCTGCTGGACCGGCAATCCCTTGCGGGCCGAAATCGTCGGAATGTCGGCCGATAAAGGTCCGCTCGAAGGGCGCCCGGTGAGGCTGTTGGTGATGGGGGGCAGTCAGGGGGCTCAGATTCTAAACGAGACGGTCCCGGAAGCCTTGGCGGGACTGGAAAACACTGAATTGGAGGTTTGGCATCAAAGCGGTGCGGTTATGGCGTCCCACGTGGCCGAGGCCTACCGGAAAAACAAGGTTTCGGCCCGGGTGGAAGCATTCATCGACGATATGGCGGCCGCCTATGCCTGGGCCGATTTGGTGATCGCCCGCGCCGGAGCGATGACGGTGAGCGAATTGGCGGCGGCCGGTGTCGGTGCGATTTTAGTGCCGTATCCCTATGCCATCGACGATCATCAGAGATTGAACGCCCAATATCTGGTGGAGCGAGAAGCGGCGGTCATGTTGCTCCAGAACGAGCTGACGCCGCGGTCTCTGCGACAAGCGGTGACGGCTTGTTTGGCTCGCCCCGAGCGGTTGCGGGCCATGGGTGCGGCGGCACGCAAAGCCGCCCGCTTGGATGCCACGGAAACGGTGGCGCGAATTTGTCTCGAGGAGGCCGAAAGTGGTGCCCCAGTTAAAAACGGAAAGTGA